One part of the Lytechinus pictus isolate F3 Inbred chromosome 3, Lp3.0, whole genome shotgun sequence genome encodes these proteins:
- the LOC129257953 gene encoding homeobox protein ceh-36-like, with amino-acid sequence MFPVCDDDAARCVPAAEFFGDVMKLSRDVTGRLPNYHPPDSTSTTSHTASHHHHHHHCDAASDHVTSPHHGAGATNEEEMNALRHRRRRSRTIYTRLQLESLEQVFRKNKYPDINSREALADAIDLTEARVQVWFQNRRARERRQERSGKSSPDSRQSPTYRQQASDFRSDSQYYHEIIGEAAGRLMNKTDGSQRIKQELDWSSGVKTSKVSPLMSIEFLSKSSRDEADSSAKTTQSLHQGYKYNHKQKHQLKQLSSFQSSPDLYARSTLHANVKDISASGHSPMARHHSPSLHVDVADVDGDYQKLSSHPYYPTTETSLKYAYYLGVPLVSFQPMNCKDAH; translated from the exons GGCGTTTACCCAACTACCATCCCCCCGACTCAACCAGTACAACCTCGCACACGGCGTcgcatcaccaccaccaccatcactgcGACGCGGCCAGTGACCACGTGACTTCTCCCCACCACGGAGCAGGCGCCACGAACGAGGAAGAAATGAACGCACTGAGGCACAGGCGGCGCCGCAGTCGTACCATATACACACGGCTGCAGCTAGAGAGCCTGGAGCAGGTTTTCAGGAAGAATAAATACCCAGATATAAACTCAAGAGAAGCGCTAGCTGATGCCATCGATCTCACCGAAGCCAGAGTTCAG GTATGGTTCCAAAATCGTCGGGCACGGGAAAGACGGCAAGAACGTTCAGGGAAGAGCTCTCCGGATAGTCGTCAAAGTCCGACCTACCGACAACAAGCATCTGACTTCAGGAGCGACAGCCAATATTACCACGAGATCATCGGCGAAGCCGCTGGTCGTTTGATGAACAAGACCGATGGCAGTCAAAGAATCAAGCAAGAACTCGATTGGAGCTCTGGCGTAAAAACGTCGAAGGTTTCCCCTCTTATGTCCATTGAGTTTTTATCAAAGAGTAGCCGCGATGAAGCTGATTCCTCCGCAAAGACTACCCAGTCTCTCCATCAAGGTTATAAATAcaaccacaaacagaaacaccAACTGAAACAACTCTCTTCTTTTCAATCATCACCGGATCTCTACGCCAGGTCCACTCTTCATGCCAACGTCAAAGACATTTCTGCTTCAGGACACAGCCCGATGGCACGACATCATTCCCCGTCTCTACATGTTGACGTTGCGGACGTCGACGGTGACTACCAGAAACTGTCATCACACCCTTATTACCCGACCACCGAGACTTCGCTGAAGTATGCTTACTATCTTGGAGTTCCTCTTGTATCTTTCCAACCGATGAATTGCAAAGACGCCCACTAA